A part of Desulfofundulus salinus genomic DNA contains:
- a CDS encoding YkgJ family cysteine cluster protein: protein MQKINRDSCIRCGTCCLKGGPTLHHEDKELLLAGYVGHQDLITIRKGELVFDPLLDALKPAPRELVKVRGKGKEWSCCFFDEKSSACTIYEHRLLECRLLKCWDTSALEGVVGRNTIVRADIINPRDPILEVIEMHERECPCQEVEELLSNLSRGTDKSKTLARLDELVRKDLAIRVYAIKELGLREEFELFIFGRPLFKVLSSWEERRFQGSVYADHSG from the coding sequence GTGCAAAAAATTAACAGGGACTCCTGTATACGTTGTGGCACCTGTTGCTTGAAAGGCGGCCCGACTCTCCACCATGAAGACAAGGAACTCCTTTTGGCTGGATATGTAGGGCATCAGGACTTGATAACCATCAGGAAGGGTGAATTGGTGTTCGATCCACTCCTGGACGCTCTCAAACCGGCACCGCGGGAACTGGTCAAGGTACGCGGGAAAGGGAAGGAATGGTCCTGCTGCTTTTTTGATGAAAAAAGCTCTGCGTGCACCATTTACGAGCACCGCCTGCTGGAATGCCGGCTTTTAAAATGCTGGGATACCTCGGCGCTGGAAGGCGTGGTGGGCAGAAACACCATCGTACGCGCCGACATTATCAACCCCCGGGACCCGATTCTTGAGGTTATCGAGATGCATGAGCGGGAATGTCCCTGCCAGGAGGTTGAAGAGTTGCTCTCCAACCTGTCCCGGGGAACGGATAAATCGAAAACCCTGGCCAGGCTGGATGAGCTTGTCCGTAAAGACCTGGCCATACGTGTTTACGCCATAAAGGAACTGGGATTGCGTGAGGAGTTCGAGTTGTTTATTTTCGGCCGCCCTTTATTTAAAGTGCTGAGTTCCTGGGAAGAGCGACGTTTCCAAGGATCAGTATACGCGGATCATTCTGGTTAA